A region from the Parafrankia discariae genome encodes:
- a CDS encoding class I SAM-dependent methyltransferase produces the protein MPDPIFAHPLLARVYDSFDGDRDDLAAYVATAAELTARHVLDVGCGTGSLAVLLAGSGRTVVGVDPAEESLRVARSKDRAGSVRWIHGDAAALPALDVDLAMMTGNVAQVFLTDDGWDRAPQGIHTALRPHGHLVFETRRPERHAWEEWAVDVDPVTLDIAGIGLVERRQEVTDVSLPFVSFRYTYRFLADGVVVTSDSTVRFRGRGEVESSLVANGYGVLDVREAPDRPGCEFVFVAERST, from the coding sequence ATGCCGGATCCGATCTTCGCCCATCCTCTCCTCGCGCGTGTCTACGACTCCTTCGATGGAGACCGCGACGACCTGGCCGCCTACGTCGCGACCGCCGCCGAGCTGACCGCGCGTCATGTGCTCGACGTTGGTTGCGGGACCGGTTCCCTGGCGGTCCTGCTCGCTGGAAGCGGCCGCACGGTCGTGGGTGTCGATCCGGCCGAGGAGTCGCTCAGGGTCGCGAGGTCGAAGGACCGGGCGGGAAGTGTCCGTTGGATCCACGGCGATGCCGCGGCGCTGCCGGCGCTCGACGTGGACCTGGCGATGATGACCGGGAACGTGGCTCAGGTCTTTCTCACCGACGACGGCTGGGACCGGGCCCCTCAGGGCATCCACACCGCCCTTCGCCCACATGGCCATCTCGTCTTCGAGACCAGGCGTCCCGAACGTCACGCCTGGGAGGAGTGGGCGGTGGACGTCGATCCCGTCACCCTCGACATCGCCGGCATCGGCCTGGTGGAACGACGTCAGGAGGTCACCGACGTCAGCCTTCCGTTCGTCTCCTTCCGATACACCTACCGCTTCCTGGCCGACGGCGTGGTCGTCACCTCGGACTCGACCGTGCGGTTCCGCGGCCGGGGCGAGGTCGAATCGAGCCTGGTCGCCAACGGGTACGGAGTCCTCGACGTGCGGGAGGCACCGGACCGCCCGGGGTGTGAGTTCGTGTTCGTCGCCGAACGTTCGACCTGA